The following proteins are encoded in a genomic region of Ornithinibacillus sp. 4-3:
- a CDS encoding hydrolase, with amino-acid sequence MDRQKYYVNMTKYEISASKYGEDHAFVIYATEGDISLLRAKLDKMNGADMQTYIRAHIPFKPYHEDSANDLHDESFTEAYQMIYQLGDETTKEEIRSLGVLGDARLE; translated from the coding sequence ATGGATAGACAAAAATACTACGTGAATATGACAAAGTATGAAATCAGTGCTTCCAAATATGGAGAAGACCATGCTTTTGTGATTTATGCTACAGAAGGTGATATTTCATTACTTCGTGCAAAGCTGGATAAAATGAATGGAGCAGATATGCAAACTTACATTCGAGCACATATTCCATTTAAACCTTATCATGAAGATAGTGCTAATGACCTTCATGATGAAAGTTTTACGGAAGCTTATCAAATGATATATCAATTAGGTGATGAAACAACGAAGGAAGAAATACGTTCCTTAGGCGTATTAGGAGATGCACGCCTCGAATAA
- a CDS encoding M20 family metallo-hydrolase produces the protein MKNTKINIDFNRLKATLEKSSSIGTIPGDGLRRLALSEEDKKMRDIFLNWMKEAGLEIRIDEFGNMFGRRAGKANLTPIMIGSHLDTQPNGGRFDGVLGVLSALEVIRTLNDQQIETNRPIEVVNFTNEEGARFEPALLGSGGATGIFSLDYVYSRTDIDGKTFDSELEHIGYKGEKQSPLSNIHAFIELHIEQGPILENEKKEIGVVQGVKGMTWMELKVTGSGGHAGPTPMNLRKDALMKVANMIVYLEEKAKQWDENLSVTIGRMHLSPGVVNCIPEEVVFSLDIRHVKDEIREQFIKETKQDLQDMCEQEQFQLSITDLWQVSTTHFHSKIIKKIKEVAEELDLSTRELYSGAGHDAKYMSDICPTGMIFLPSIGGISHVEHELSLDSDIENAANVLLHTVLKLDNEQIK, from the coding sequence TTGAAGAATACAAAAATTAATATTGATTTTAATCGCTTGAAAGCAACACTAGAAAAAAGCTCTAGTATCGGTACTATCCCAGGAGATGGCTTACGTCGATTAGCCTTATCTGAAGAGGATAAAAAGATGCGAGATATATTTTTAAATTGGATGAAAGAAGCTGGTTTAGAAATTCGAATTGATGAATTTGGTAATATGTTTGGAAGAAGAGCAGGGAAAGCTAATCTAACTCCAATTATGATCGGTTCCCATTTAGATACACAACCAAATGGAGGAAGATTTGATGGAGTTTTAGGAGTGCTTTCTGCATTAGAGGTTATTCGTACATTAAATGATCAGCAAATCGAGACAAACCGCCCTATTGAAGTAGTTAATTTTACGAATGAAGAAGGAGCACGTTTTGAACCTGCATTATTAGGTTCAGGAGGAGCTACAGGGATATTCTCTTTAGATTATGTTTATAGTAGAACAGATATAGATGGCAAAACTTTTGACAGTGAATTAGAGCATATTGGCTATAAGGGCGAAAAACAATCTCCATTATCAAATATTCATGCTTTTATTGAATTGCATATTGAACAGGGACCTATTTTAGAAAATGAAAAGAAAGAAATTGGAGTTGTTCAAGGAGTAAAAGGAATGACATGGATGGAGCTAAAGGTCACTGGATCAGGTGGACATGCTGGGCCGACACCAATGAATTTACGTAAAGATGCATTGATGAAGGTAGCAAATATGATTGTCTATTTAGAGGAAAAAGCTAAACAATGGGATGAGAATTTAAGTGTAACGATAGGAAGAATGCATTTATCTCCAGGTGTTGTAAATTGTATCCCGGAGGAAGTAGTGTTCTCTTTAGATATTCGTCATGTAAAGGATGAAATTCGTGAACAATTCATCAAGGAAACGAAGCAAGATCTACAAGATATGTGTGAGCAGGAGCAATTTCAATTGAGTATCACTGATTTATGGCAGGTCAGCACTACTCATTTTCATTCGAAAATTATTAAAAAAATAAAAGAAGTAGCAGAGGAATTGGATTTATCCACTAGGGAACTATATAGTGGTGCGGGTCATGATGCTAAGTATATGAGTGATATATGTCCAACAGGAATGATCTTTTTGCCAAGTATCGGTGGAATCAGTCATGTGGAGCATGAATTATCCTTAGATAGTGATATTGAAAATGCGGCAAATGTACTTTTGCACACGGTACTTAAATTAGATAATGAGCAAATAAAATAA
- a CDS encoding sodium:solute symporter → MFSGQERMILGVIVIVYFALLFAFSLYINKRQIKSYDDYNVAGRSVSIYPIILTFVGTAIGGASLLGYMENAFTLGMGQQWLNIGGFIAGAIMAFVFLKKIRELGEKYNMVTIGDFTAMRFGEPARVPTVISILVAYCAITGMQFVAIATILNLTIGTSMTLGIIISWVLLTLKTYFGGLKSVIWQDAIHGTIQTLGIVLLFVIVIFVSGGWSAMSENAIALNQGDHLSIFGITPTEVFIYLLTIGAYQFVRQDLWQRFWAAKDHKTAMRGYWISIIVAGLTGVFVMTIGIFGRYGLQLESANPALIYYEVIEAIFSFPFVVVMVIVLLATVISTADSFFMAGASSIINDIIKPRMKNPTDAKLLQYSRYSVALVSIFALLLALYIPQLVNLWVTGTAMLVSGLLAPVAFGMFWKRTTKVAGVTSMWIGLVVATSWQILGHPFGIHPVFLGLPISIITLIVISLLSKPDELENPL, encoded by the coding sequence ATGTTTAGCGGACAGGAACGAATGATTTTAGGAGTTATTGTTATTGTCTATTTTGCATTGTTATTTGCTTTCTCTCTTTATATTAATAAAAGACAAATTAAATCATATGATGATTATAATGTGGCTGGGAGATCAGTATCCATTTATCCCATTATTTTAACATTTGTTGGTACAGCAATTGGAGGAGCTAGTTTACTTGGATATATGGAAAATGCATTCACCTTAGGTATGGGGCAACAGTGGCTTAATATTGGTGGATTTATCGCAGGTGCGATCATGGCATTTGTGTTTTTAAAGAAAATCCGTGAGCTTGGAGAAAAATATAATATGGTCACGATTGGTGATTTCACAGCAATGCGATTTGGAGAGCCAGCGCGTGTGCCAACTGTTATTAGTATTTTAGTTGCCTATTGTGCAATTACTGGGATGCAATTTGTGGCGATTGCTACGATTTTAAATTTAACGATTGGGACGAGTATGACACTTGGGATTATTATAAGCTGGGTTTTGTTAACTTTAAAAACCTATTTTGGAGGATTAAAATCTGTTATTTGGCAAGATGCTATTCACGGTACGATTCAAACATTAGGAATTGTTCTTCTATTTGTCATAGTTATCTTCGTATCAGGTGGCTGGTCAGCTATGTCTGAAAATGCCATTGCTTTAAACCAAGGAGATCATTTAAGTATATTTGGTATTACTCCTACAGAAGTGTTTATTTACTTGCTTACGATAGGAGCATACCAATTTGTAAGACAAGATTTATGGCAACGCTTCTGGGCAGCAAAGGATCATAAGACAGCCATGCGAGGGTATTGGATTTCAATTATTGTTGCCGGTCTAACTGGTGTATTTGTTATGACGATTGGAATCTTTGGTCGATATGGATTACAGCTGGAAAGTGCCAATCCAGCATTAATTTATTATGAAGTGATTGAAGCTATTTTCAGCTTTCCTTTTGTTGTCGTGATGGTCATTGTTTTACTGGCAACAGTTATATCTACAGCTGACTCCTTCTTTATGGCAGGGGCTTCATCTATTATTAATGATATTATTAAACCAAGAATGAAAAATCCAACAGATGCAAAATTGCTTCAATACAGTCGCTATTCTGTCGCTCTTGTTTCAATTTTTGCATTGTTACTTGCACTATATATCCCACAACTTGTTAATCTTTGGGTTACTGGCACAGCCATGTTGGTTTCCGGACTTTTGGCGCCAGTGGCATTTGGTATGTTCTGGAAACGAACAACAAAGGTGGCAGGAGTAACATCAATGTGGATTGGTCTTGTTGTAGCTACAAGTTGGCAAATTTTAGGGCATCCATTTGGCATACATCCAGTATTTTTGGGACTACCAATCTCAATTATTACACTTATTGTCATCTCCTTATTATCAAAACCAGATGAACTAGAAAATCCGTTATAA
- a CDS encoding amidohydrolase — MKADTIFVNGHIMTMDMDLLDASAVVVREGVIQYVGDTEPALNWKGKNTEVVDLEGKTLMPGFIESHVHPVDYAIKLLEIDCRATSAPSIEDVLKKIKEQTQSTPENEWIRGWGWDDSKLKEKRKITRWDLDKVSPNHPVILKRTCGHVAVANSKAFEMSGITKDTSQPKGGNIEYDQSGEMTGILEELAQDLLSLPEYDYNDLKKGFELAQKDFAKWGITTVHDMSAVQENMQLYQDLLSDDNLTVRVRPWIWALNQNGWKGHLNQTLSLGIKSGFGNDMIRIQGMKYMLDGSVGGRTAAVDQPYEDDNHKGILYFSTDEIAPYMKQAILGDLRVAIHAIGERAIEVSIQAFEEAHKEANISNMRNRIEHCALPTEDHLKRMKELGLIAASSIGFIYHIGDSYIKNLGTERMKRVYPHRTFIDYGIVAPGNSDLPVTGGNPWTGIYGAVNRKTISGQVSDSVQNISAYEAVKAYTVDAAYSSCEENIIGVIKASAKADLIIVSENPLEVDTEKLKDLEVEETFMNGKSIYKK, encoded by the coding sequence GTGAAAGCAGATACGATTTTTGTAAACGGGCATATTATGACGATGGATATGGATTTACTGGATGCAAGTGCGGTTGTTGTTAGAGAAGGAGTAATCCAATATGTAGGTGATACTGAACCAGCACTTAACTGGAAAGGTAAGAACACAGAAGTAGTTGATTTAGAAGGAAAAACATTAATGCCAGGATTTATTGAAAGTCATGTTCATCCGGTTGATTATGCTATTAAACTACTAGAAATCGATTGTCGTGCAACAAGTGCACCTTCCATTGAAGATGTTCTGAAGAAAATTAAAGAACAAACACAGTCAACTCCAGAAAATGAGTGGATTAGAGGCTGGGGATGGGATGATAGTAAATTAAAAGAAAAACGAAAAATCACACGCTGGGACTTAGATAAAGTTTCACCAAACCATCCTGTTATTCTTAAAAGAACCTGTGGTCATGTGGCAGTAGCTAACTCAAAAGCGTTTGAAATGAGTGGAATTACAAAAGATACCTCGCAACCTAAGGGAGGTAATATTGAATATGATCAATCGGGTGAAATGACGGGTATTTTAGAGGAGCTTGCTCAAGATTTACTGTCTTTACCTGAATATGATTATAACGATCTGAAAAAAGGATTTGAATTAGCACAAAAGGATTTTGCAAAATGGGGAATTACCACAGTTCATGATATGAGTGCTGTTCAAGAAAATATGCAATTATATCAAGATTTATTATCAGATGATAATTTGACTGTAAGAGTTCGTCCTTGGATTTGGGCACTAAACCAGAACGGGTGGAAAGGGCATTTAAATCAAACATTATCACTTGGAATTAAAAGTGGTTTTGGTAATGATATGATCCGTATTCAAGGTATGAAATACATGCTGGATGGTAGTGTAGGAGGAAGGACAGCAGCAGTGGATCAGCCGTATGAGGATGATAATCATAAAGGAATATTATATTTTTCAACAGATGAAATTGCACCATATATGAAACAAGCTATTTTAGGAGATTTAAGAGTTGCCATACATGCTATTGGAGAACGTGCTATTGAAGTTTCCATACAAGCATTTGAAGAGGCACATAAGGAAGCCAATATATCAAATATGCGTAATCGGATTGAACACTGTGCACTTCCTACTGAAGATCATTTAAAACGAATGAAAGAACTTGGACTTATTGCTGCTTCTTCGATTGGATTTATTTATCACATCGGCGACAGCTATATTAAAAATTTAGGGACAGAAAGAATGAAACGTGTGTATCCACATCGAACGTTTATTGATTATGGAATCGTTGCACCAGGTAATTCTGATTTACCTGTAACGGGAGGGAATCCATGGACAGGTATATATGGCGCTGTAAATCGTAAAACGATTTCAGGTCAAGTGTCAGATAGTGTACAAAATATTTCAGCCTATGAGGCGGTCAAAGCATATACCGTAGATGCAGCTTATAGTTCCTGTGAGGAAAATATCATTGGTGTTATTAAAGCATCAGCAAAAGCAGACCTTATTATCGTATCAGAAAATCCATTAGAGGTTGATACTGAAAAGCTAAAAGATCTTGAAGTAGAGGAGACATTTATGAATGGGAAATCAATATATAAGAAATAG
- a CDS encoding o-succinylbenzoate--CoA ligase yields the protein MSNTIPHWLTKQALLSPNQPAIEMENGNVITYKLLQEKSQQCARRLTSLGIKQGDHIGIFSTNQPEMMIAIHALSYIGAVAVLLNIRLTKEELAYQIENAEIRYLLTSKDVEAKMNFNIPTFSFAQVESFQEAAIELKTELRLDDVFTIIYTSGTTGYPKGVVHTYGNHWWSAIGSALNFGLQATDKWLAVLPMFHVGGLSIFIRSVIYGIPVYLMEKFDETAFHQAIFEKGVTIASVVTVMLKRLVNTLKDEKYPETFRCMLLGGGPAPKTLLEQANNHEIAVFQSYGMTETSSQIVTLSPADAMNQLGSSGKPLFPAQLKINEPNREGIGEIFVKGPMVTEGYYKNEQANNRVFNDGWLATGDLGYVDEKGFLYVVERRTDLIISGGENIYPTEVENVIARLGEILEVGVIGVPDEKWGQVPVAFVVKTDEISSELIISYAKQRLASYKLPKHIFFIDELPRNASNKLMRKKLLDIYNEIPDKFI from the coding sequence ATGTCTAATACAATTCCACATTGGTTGACGAAGCAAGCCTTGTTATCTCCGAATCAACCAGCAATTGAAATGGAAAATGGAAATGTCATCACATATAAGCTTTTGCAAGAAAAAAGTCAGCAGTGTGCTAGAAGGCTTACTTCTTTAGGAATAAAACAAGGAGATCATATTGGAATCTTCTCAACAAACCAACCAGAAATGATGATTGCAATCCATGCATTAAGCTATATTGGTGCTGTAGCAGTATTATTAAATATTCGTTTAACAAAAGAAGAATTAGCATATCAAATCGAAAATGCTGAAATCCGTTATCTTCTAACTTCAAAAGATGTAGAAGCAAAAATGAATTTTAACATACCAACCTTTTCTTTTGCTCAGGTAGAAAGCTTTCAAGAAGCAGCAATTGAATTGAAAACCGAGCTCCGATTGGATGATGTGTTTACGATTATTTATACATCAGGAACAACTGGATATCCAAAAGGAGTGGTTCATACATATGGAAATCATTGGTGGAGTGCTATCGGGTCAGCATTAAACTTTGGCTTGCAAGCAACAGACAAATGGTTAGCAGTTTTACCGATGTTTCATGTAGGTGGTTTATCCATCTTTATTCGCAGTGTTATTTATGGGATTCCTGTTTATTTAATGGAAAAATTTGATGAGACAGCTTTTCATCAGGCGATTTTTGAAAAAGGAGTAACAATTGCTTCTGTAGTTACTGTTATGTTGAAGCGACTAGTAAATACATTAAAGGATGAGAAATATCCTGAAACATTTCGCTGTATGTTGCTAGGTGGTGGTCCAGCGCCTAAAACATTGCTTGAGCAAGCAAATAATCATGAAATAGCTGTTTTTCAGTCTTATGGGATGACAGAAACATCCTCTCAAATTGTGACACTTTCTCCAGCAGATGCGATGAATCAGTTAGGTTCATCTGGAAAACCATTATTCCCAGCACAATTAAAGATTAATGAACCAAACAGAGAAGGTATCGGCGAAATTTTTGTTAAAGGTCCAATGGTTACAGAAGGCTATTATAAAAATGAACAGGCAAATAATCGTGTATTTAATGACGGATGGCTTGCAACAGGAGATTTAGGCTATGTGGATGAGAAGGGCTTTCTTTATGTAGTTGAACGCCGAACGGATTTAATTATTTCAGGTGGAGAAAATATTTATCCAACGGAAGTAGAAAATGTTATCGCTAGACTAGGTGAAATTCTTGAGGTGGGTGTAATAGGTGTACCTGATGAAAAATGGGGACAAGTTCCAGTCGCTTTTGTTGTAAAGACAGACGAGATTTCGAGCGAGCTGATTATATCCTATGCGAAACAAAGATTGGCATCTTATAAATTACCAAAGCATATCTTTTTCATCGATGAGCTTCCGCGAAATGCATCAAATAAATTAATGAGAAAAAAATTATTAGATATATATAATGAAATTCCAGATAAATTCATATAA
- a CDS encoding glycine betaine ABC transporter substrate-binding protein: MFKRSLKRAGLIGTLAIGLVVAGCGNDDSNGNSGDDNAAEGGINGEIELAYVEWDSEVASTHVIGKVLEDVGYDVKLTALDNAVMWEAVANGEVDGMVAAWLPGTHAEQFDAYGDQVDRLGVNLEGAKIGLVVPEYMDVDSIADLSDEAGQTITGIEPGAGVVSASEETVETYENLDGWTVQTSSSGAMTKELGSAYDNKDEIIVTGWTPHWKFQVYDLKYLEDPEGVFGEAETIETMVREGLEEDAPEAYQILDNFYWTTDDMEEVMLNINEGTDPADAAAEWVEANQDKVDEWTEGIK, from the coding sequence ATGTTTAAAAGGAGTCTTAAACGTGCTGGGCTTATTGGAACGTTAGCAATAGGTTTAGTTGTTGCAGGTTGTGGAAATGACGACAGCAATGGTAACAGTGGAGATGATAATGCTGCAGAGGGTGGAATAAATGGCGAAATTGAGCTAGCTTATGTAGAATGGGATTCTGAAGTGGCATCTACACATGTTATCGGAAAAGTACTGGAAGATGTAGGGTATGATGTGAAATTAACTGCACTGGATAATGCAGTGATGTGGGAAGCAGTTGCAAATGGCGAAGTAGATGGTATGGTAGCAGCATGGTTGCCGGGAACACATGCTGAACAATTCGATGCATATGGTGATCAAGTAGATCGGCTTGGTGTTAACTTAGAAGGTGCAAAAATTGGGCTGGTCGTACCAGAATATATGGATGTTGATTCTATTGCGGACCTTTCCGATGAAGCTGGTCAAACAATTACAGGTATTGAGCCGGGTGCAGGTGTTGTAAGTGCATCCGAAGAAACCGTTGAAACGTATGAAAATCTGGATGGCTGGACTGTTCAGACTTCTTCTAGCGGTGCAATGACAAAAGAACTGGGAAGTGCTTATGATAATAAAGATGAAATTATTGTAACTGGTTGGACACCACATTGGAAGTTTCAGGTATATGATTTGAAATATCTTGAAGATCCAGAAGGTGTATTTGGTGAAGCGGAAACAATTGAAACAATGGTTCGTGAAGGACTAGAAGAGGATGCTCCAGAGGCATATCAAATATTAGATAACTTCTACTGGACTACAGATGACATGGAAGAAGTTATGTTAAATATTAATGAAGGTACTGATCCAGCTGATGCAGCAGCTGAATGGGTAGAAGCGAATCAAGATAAAGTGGATGAGTGGACAGAAGGTATTAAATAA
- a CDS encoding ABC transporter permease, producing the protein MLDFVDKIPLAEWTEKATDWIQGKFAFLFEPIKEHFGEFMDFISEKALTSIPPVLFILIVAVIAFLVSGKKFGLAVFSIVGLWFVYNQGLWEALMATITLVILASLLSVIIGVPIGILMAKSKIANSIFQPILDFMQTMPAFVYLIPAVAFFGIGMVPGVFASLIFATPPTVRFTNLGIRQVSKDLIEASDSFGATGPQKLFKVELPMAKSTIMAGINQTVMLALSMVVIASMIGAPGLGSQVLSALQRASVGTGFVAGVGIVILAIIIDRITQNMNKGKE; encoded by the coding sequence ATGCTTGATTTTGTGGATAAAATCCCGTTAGCAGAATGGACAGAAAAGGCCACAGACTGGATTCAAGGTAAATTTGCATTTCTTTTTGAACCAATCAAAGAACATTTTGGCGAGTTTATGGATTTTATATCTGAAAAGGCTTTAACAAGCATCCCTCCAGTCCTGTTCATTTTAATTGTTGCTGTGATTGCGTTCTTGGTTTCGGGAAAGAAGTTTGGATTAGCGGTATTTTCAATTGTTGGTCTATGGTTTGTTTATAACCAGGGATTATGGGAGGCGTTAATGGCTACCATAACATTGGTTATTCTGGCAAGTTTATTATCTGTTATTATAGGTGTTCCAATAGGCATTTTAATGGCAAAAAGTAAGATTGCCAATTCCATTTTTCAACCAATTTTGGACTTTATGCAGACTATGCCGGCATTCGTATACTTAATTCCGGCAGTAGCATTCTTCGGAATCGGGATGGTTCCCGGGGTATTTGCATCGCTTATATTTGCGACACCTCCAACTGTCCGTTTTACAAACTTAGGCATTCGTCAAGTTTCCAAGGATTTAATTGAAGCGTCGGATTCATTTGGTGCGACTGGGCCACAGAAATTGTTTAAAGTAGAATTGCCAATGGCGAAATCAACCATTATGGCTGGGATTAACCAGACAGTGATGCTTGCTCTATCCATGGTTGTAATCGCGTCAATGATTGGTGCACCAGGACTCGGAAGCCAGGTACTGTCTGCACTACAGCGTGCCTCTGTTGGTACTGGATTCGTTGCTGGAGTTGGTATTGTAATTCTAGCTATTATTATCGACCGTATTACACAAAATATGAATAAAGGGAAAGAATAA
- a CDS encoding glycine betaine/L-proline ABC transporter ATP-binding protein produces MAVVEAKNLSKIFGKNINQSIKMLDQGISKEEILKKTGNTVGVNRASFMVEEGEIFVIMGLSGSGKSTLVRLINRLIDPSEGSILIDGKELATLDKKALRQVRREKLGMVFQQFALFPHRTILENAVFGLEVQGIDKKERRKRAEESLKLVGLGDYIHQKPGQLSGGMQQRVGLARALANDPKVLLMDEAFSALDPLIRKEMQDELIDLQASMKKTIIFITHDLDEALRIGDRIALMKDGVIVQIGTPEEILMKPANDYVEKFVEDVDRSKILTASHIMKRPETINIEKHGPRTALERMRKEGISSILVVDEKRRLQGYVTADDASEARKKGISSIKEILKTDILRVAPEALMQEIFSLIYNTPVPIAVVEESGRLNGIIVRGAVLAALANDGEVNLDA; encoded by the coding sequence ATGGCAGTAGTAGAAGCAAAGAACTTGTCGAAAATCTTTGGTAAAAATATTAATCAATCGATTAAAATGCTCGATCAGGGCATTTCCAAAGAAGAAATACTCAAAAAGACCGGTAATACTGTCGGAGTAAACCGTGCTAGTTTCATGGTAGAAGAAGGAGAAATCTTTGTAATCATGGGGCTTTCAGGTAGCGGGAAATCTACTTTGGTTCGATTAATCAATCGTTTAATTGATCCGAGTGAAGGCTCTATTCTTATAGATGGTAAGGAATTGGCCACGTTAGATAAAAAAGCTTTGCGGCAAGTGCGTCGTGAAAAATTAGGAATGGTATTTCAGCAATTTGCACTTTTCCCGCATCGCACTATTTTAGAAAATGCAGTATTTGGTTTAGAGGTACAAGGTATTGATAAAAAGGAACGGCGGAAACGAGCTGAAGAGTCATTAAAACTTGTAGGATTAGGAGATTATATACATCAAAAACCAGGTCAATTATCTGGTGGGATGCAGCAGCGTGTAGGATTAGCTCGTGCATTAGCAAATGATCCAAAAGTGTTATTAATGGATGAAGCCTTTTCAGCACTTGATCCATTAATCCGCAAAGAGATGCAGGATGAGTTGATTGACCTGCAAGCCTCCATGAAAAAGACTATTATCTTTATTACGCATGACCTTGATGAAGCACTTCGTATAGGAGATCGCATTGCATTAATGAAAGATGGGGTTATTGTGCAAATTGGTACACCGGAAGAAATTCTGATGAAGCCAGCAAATGACTATGTCGAAAAGTTTGTGGAAGATGTTGATCGCTCAAAAATCCTTACAGCAAGCCACATTATGAAACGTCCAGAAACAATTAATATAGAAAAGCATGGTCCTCGTACAGCATTGGAAAGAATGCGCAAGGAAGGTATTTCAAGCATCCTTGTTGTTGATGAAAAGCGTCGCCTGCAAGGCTATGTCACAGCAGATGATGCTTCCGAAGCACGTAAAAAAGGAATATCCAGTATTAAAGAAATTTTAAAAACAGACATTCTAAGGGTGGCACCAGAAGCACTAATGCAAGAAATCTTCTCTTTGATTTACAACACACCTGTTCCGATTGCAGTTGTGGAAGAAAGCGGACGTTTAAATGGGATTATTGTCCGCGGAGCAGTATTAGCTGCGCTTGCAAATGATGGAGAGGTGAACTTAGATGCTTGA